A window from Anser cygnoides isolate HZ-2024a breed goose chromosome 1, Taihu_goose_T2T_genome, whole genome shotgun sequence encodes these proteins:
- the MAPK11 gene encoding mitogen-activated protein kinase 11 isoform X1, with the protein MSRSSAYDTKTRQKVAVKKLSRPFQSLIHARRTYRELRLLKHMKHENVIGLLDVFTPATSIENFNEVYLVTNLMGADLNNIVKCQKLTDDHIQFLIYQLLRGLKYIHSAGIIHRDLKPSNLAVNEDCELRILDFGLARQTDDEMTGYVATRWYRAPEIMLNWMHYNQTVDIWSVGCIMAELLKGKALFPGNDYIDQLKRIMEVVGTPSSELLKKISSEHARKYIESLPHMPQQDLKAVFRGANPLAVDLLEKMLILDSDKRITASEALAHPYFVQYHDPDDEPEAELYDESIENKERTIDEWKELTYEEVISFKPPDLKMDSLEIEQ; encoded by the exons ATGAGCAGAAG ttcAGCTTATGATACCAAAACAAGACAGAAGGTGGCAGTAAAAAAGCTTTCAAGACCTTTCCAATCACTTATTCATGCAAGGAGGACCTACCGAGAGCTTAGGTTGCTGAAGCACATGAAGCATGAGAAC GTTATAGGATTGCTAGATGTTTTTACACCTGCAACATCAAtagaaaattttaatgaagt GTATCTTGTGACGAATTTAATGGGTGCTGACCTGAATAACATTGTGAAGTGCCAGAAGTTAACAGATGACCACATACAGTTTCTCATTTATCAGTTACTTCGAGGTCTTAAG TATATTCACTCAGCTGGAATCATTCACCGG GACCTGAAGCCCAGTAACCTGGCTGTAAATGAAGACTGTGAGCTGAGG aTTTTAGACTTCGGTTTAGCTCGACAAACTGACGATGAGATGACTGGATACGTTGCAACAAGATGGTACAGAGCTCCAGAAATTATGTTAAACTGGATGCACTACAATCAAACAG TTGACATCTGGTCTGTTGGATGCATCATGGCAGAACTATTGAAAGGGAAGGCGCTATTTCCAGGAAATGATT ATATTGATCAACTGAAGAGAATAATGGAGGTTGTGGGTACACCCAGTTCTGAGCTTCTGAAGAAGATATCATCAGAACAT GCAAGAAAGTACATTGAATCTCTTCCACATATGCCTCAACAGGACTTGAAAGCAGTATTTCGTGGTGCCAACCCATTAG CTGTAGACCTTCTTGAGAAGATGCTTATATTAGACAGCGATAAAAGAATCACTGCCTCAGAAGCACTTGCACATCCATACTTTGTACAGTATCATGATCCAGACGATGAACCCGAGGCTGAGCTGTATGATGAGTCAATAGAGAATAAAGAGAGAACCATAGATGAATGGAAAG AACTTACCTATGAAGAAGTGATTAGCTTTAAACCACCTGACCTAAAAATGGATAGCCTGGAAATAGAACAGTAA